One Punica granatum isolate Tunisia-2019 chromosome 3, ASM765513v2, whole genome shotgun sequence genomic window carries:
- the LOC116200380 gene encoding uncharacterized protein LOC116200380 gives MEREQEEMQFLGFFGMVKESFKIIFTWRKIFSQITLALVLPLSFVFLAHIQVSNFLYYRIHHDERMLNHVPTNSSTHDRLSELITTEKIEYWLLMIAYFVFLLTLALLSTSAIVYTIACIYTGKAVTFQKVMTVVPKVWKRLMVTFAWSFLLVFCYNIIAFAVIYLMVTTFESGAVLLPCLIIFLILYLTGFVYISVIWHLASVISVLEEDYGIRAMTKSKMLLKGKMVPAVVIFLLLTLSYFIIQIVFKIFVVYGFTLAVEIRLVIGTICLLCLLKLFLFGLVIQTIIYFVCKSYHHENIDKSSLSDHLEVYLLAEYIPLKSKDVQLEEI, from the coding sequence ATGGAGAGGGAGCAGGAAGAGATGCAATTCCTCGGGTTCTTCGGCATGGTGAAAGAATCCTTCAAGATCATCTTCACATGGCGGAAAATATTCAGCCAGATCACTCTAGCCCTcgtcctccctctctctttcgtCTTCCTCGCCCACATCCAAGTCTCCAACTTCCTCTACTACCGGATTCATCATGATGAGCGGATGCTGAACCATGTCCCAACCAACAGTTCCACGCATGATCGCCTCTCGGAACTCATAACCACCGAGAAGATCGAGTACTGGCTCCTCATGATCGCCTACTTCGTCTTCCTCCTCACCCTTGCCCTCCTGTCCACATCGGCGATTGTGTACACCATCGCTTGTATCTACACGGGCAAGGCTGTGACGTTCCAGAAGGTCATGACCGTGGTTCCCAAGGTTTGGAAGAGACTCATGGTCACTTTCGCGTGGAGCTTTCTCCTTGTATTTTGCTACAACATCATCGCCTTTGCAGTTATTTATCTTATGGTTACAACCTTTGAGTCTGGAGCGGTGTTGCTTCCGTGCCTGATCATTTTCTTGATACTATACTTGACGGGGTTCGTGTACATCAGCGTCATCTGGCACCTAGCGAGCGTGATCTCGGTTTTAGAGGAAGATTATGGGATCCGTGCTATGACCAAGAGTAAGATGCTCCTAAAGGGCAAGATGGTCCCTGCAGTTGTGATCTTCCTATTGCTGACTCTCTCCTACTTCATCATCCAAATCGTGTTCAAGATCTTCGTGGTGTACGGGTTTACGTTAGCAGTAGAGATTCGGCTAGTGATCGGAACCATCTGCCTCTTATGCCTATTGAAGTTGTTCCTCTTTGGCCTTGTCATACAGACTATCATCTACTTCGTCTGCAAGTCCTATCATCATGAGAACATCGATAAGTCCTCTCTATCAGATCATCTCGAGGTTTACCTCCTGGCAGAGTACATCCCTCTGAAATCCAAGGATGTCCAGCTAGAGGAAATCTAG
- the LOC116198858 gene encoding uncharacterized protein LOC116198858: MGACRASISHLLLPSPSSPPNPNKPQSPNPSKTLIPIPPLVNRRYFLCSLPIPALLLFTANRTTSTCLAAEGFDPISSAERDASALVSRRVAQAVELLDKGRELQAQGDFDRALLYFNQVIENYKDFAFSEYARVGRALVLYEVGDREEAIAEMEDVSISLKGYPEVHAALAAALYVDKHAPLLAENQFTIATLLDPHYTDISYVKYTKHWPPSLISSLQQFITLT, translated from the exons ATGGGTGCATGCAGAGCGTCCATTTCCCATCTCCTCCTTCCTTCTCCATCGTCTCCCCCGAACCCGAACAAGCCCCAATCCCCAAACCCTTCCAAAACCCTAATCCCCATCCCGCCATTGGTCAACCGGCGCTACTTCCTCTGCTCTCTCCCGATTCCCGCTCTCCTCCTCTTCACGGCAAACAGAACAACGTCCACTTGCCTCGCCGCGGAGGGCTTTGACCCTATAAGCTCGGCGGAGAGAGATGCCAGTGCTCTGGTCTCTCGAAGGGTGGCGCAGGCGGTCGAGCTGCTGGATAAAGGGAGAGAATTGCAGGCTCAAGGTGACTTCGACAGAGCTCTTCTCTACTTCAATCAG GTGATCGAGAATTATAAAGACTTTGCGTTCTCGGAGTATGCGAGAGTCGGCAGGGCGTTGGTCCTTTACGAGGTCGGAGACAGGGAAGAGGCGATCGCGGAAATGGAGGACGTTTCCATTTCTTTGAAGGGCTACCCAG AAGTCCACGCGGCTCTTGCAGCGGCCCTGTATGTGGACAAGCACGCACCTCTTCTTGCTGAGAACCAGTTCACAATTGCGACACTGCTCGATCCCCATTACACGGATATCTCTTATGTCAAGTACACCAAGCACTGGCCTCCGAGTTTGATTAGTTCGTTACAGCAGTTTATCACGCTAACTTAG
- the LOC116198935 gene encoding U-box domain-containing protein 26-like translates to MRESDRMSIPHLFRCPISLELFTDPVTLCTGQTYERSSIEKWLSAGNLTCPVTMQRLHDPSLVPNHTLRHLIDQWARMGLHLDPHCVHGTDPDPSLVLLRQNLESDQMTIASKIKTLKKVRALFEESPHIRSHFLQLGLLPLLLELIFVKSERRLSCDQLRFVEQGLACVLDLSALGGFEPLNMLKEGPRLASFQDLFEQGNNPVKVLMCKLVEMIALSSETNHLCCILGESLEILHEITLLLHGDDEEVSSAAIMAIQGLSSSEPNRENLVKEGAVEGIIEYILRAEKEMRSSGWTALAGSTLERLLKVEEGKEALLNHAQGVVTLVRNVFRVSSDQESSESAVNSLMIMCSGDYSSRARDEAIDAGVLSQVLLLLQSQCSSRTKTKARMLLHLLRS, encoded by the coding sequence ATGCGAGAGAGCGATCGAATGTCGATACCCCACTTGTTCAGATGCCCAATCAGTCTAGAACTCTTCACAGATCCGGTCACCCTGTGCACGGGACAGACCTATGAGAGGTCCAGCATAGAAAAATGGCTGTCAGCTGGTAACCTCACGTGCCCCGTCACAATGCAGAGGCTCCATGACCCTTCATTAGTCCCAAACCACACTCTCCGGCACCTGATCGATCAGTGGGCACGCATGGGCCTGCATTTAGACCCTCATTGCGTCCATGGAACTGACCCCGACCCTTCCCTTGTGCTGCTTAGACAGAACCTCGAATCTGATCAAATGACCATTGCAAGCAAGATTAAGACTCTAAAAAAGGTCAGAGCCCTCTTCGAAGAGTCTCCACATATTCGCTCTCATTTTCTCCAGCTCGGTCTTTTGCCTCTCCTTCTGGAACTAATTTTCGTGAAATCAGAACGGAGACTTTCTTGTGACCAGCTCAGATTTGTGGAGCAAGGCCTTGCCTGTGTTTTGGATTTGTCAGCTCTCGGTGGGTTCGAGCCATTGAACATGCTCAAGGAGGGACCGAGGTTAGCATCCTTCCAGGATTTATTTGAGCAAGGAAATAATCCCGTTAAGGTTTTGATGTGTAAATTGGTTGAGATGATAGCACTGTCTTCGGAAACGAACCATCTCTGCTGTATCCTCGGAGAATCCCTTGAAATCTTGCATGAAAtaactcttcttcttcacggGGATGATGAAGAGGTTTCCAGTGCAGCGATCATGGCCATACAGGGACTATCATCCTCCGAACCAAACCGAGAGAATTTAGTGAAGGAAGGTGCAGTCGAAGGGATCATCGAGTACATTCTGAGAGCTGAGAAAGAGATGCGATCTAGTGGCTGGACTGCACTGGCAGGATCCACGCTGGAGCGGCTTCTCAAAGTCGAGGAAGGGAAGGAGGCTCTACTGAATCACGCACAAGGGGTTGTCACCCTTGTGAGGAATGTCTTTAGGGTATCATCGGATCAGGAGAGCAGCGAGAGCGCAGTGAATTCGCTTATGATCATGTGCTCTGGTGATTATTCATCCCGAGCGAGGGACGAGGCAATTGATGCCGGAGTCTTGTCTCAGGTGCTGCTGCTTCTACAGAGCCAGTGCAGTTCTAGGACCAAAACAAAGGCTAGGATGCTCCTCCATTTGCTTAGATCCTAA